From one Streptomyces mobaraensis genomic stretch:
- a CDS encoding zinc-dependent alcohol dehydrogenase has translation MRALTWHGKRDVRVETVPDPRLEEPTDVIVRVTSTGICGSDLHLYEVLGPFLDPGDILGHEAMGVVEETGPDVTAVAPGDRVVVPFNVSCGACHMCDQGLQSQCETTQVRERGMGAALFGYSKLYGQVPGGQAEFLRVPFGNTLPVRVPDGPPDERYVYLSDVLPTAWQAVEYAAIPPGGTVTVLGLGPIGDMCARIALHRGASLVIGVDLVPERLARAAARGVTVLDLRAHTEPGDDVVTAIRDLTQGRGTDAVIDAVGMEAHGAPAGKTAHQLVGMLPDTWARKLMERAGVDRLSALHTAVEAVRRGGTVSLSGVYGGMLDPMPMMTMFDKQIQLRMGQANVRRWVDDILPLLDDADPLGVEGFATHTLPLEEGPNAYRMFQAKEDGMVKTLLKPGAAA, from the coding sequence ATGCGGGCCCTGACCTGGCACGGAAAGCGGGACGTCCGGGTGGAGACGGTCCCCGATCCCCGGCTGGAGGAGCCCACGGACGTCATCGTCCGCGTCACCTCCACCGGCATCTGCGGATCGGACCTCCATCTGTACGAGGTCCTCGGACCGTTCCTGGACCCGGGCGACATCCTCGGCCACGAGGCGATGGGCGTCGTGGAGGAGACCGGCCCGGACGTCACCGCCGTCGCGCCCGGCGACCGGGTCGTGGTGCCCTTCAACGTCTCCTGCGGCGCCTGCCACATGTGCGACCAGGGCCTGCAGTCGCAGTGCGAGACCACCCAGGTGCGCGAGCGCGGCATGGGCGCCGCCCTGTTCGGCTACAGCAAGCTCTACGGCCAGGTGCCCGGCGGGCAGGCCGAGTTCCTGCGGGTCCCGTTCGGCAACACGCTGCCGGTCAGGGTTCCGGACGGGCCGCCCGACGAGCGGTACGTCTACCTCTCCGACGTCCTGCCCACGGCCTGGCAGGCCGTCGAGTACGCGGCGATCCCGCCCGGCGGCACCGTCACCGTGCTCGGCCTCGGGCCGATCGGCGACATGTGTGCCCGGATCGCCCTGCACCGCGGCGCGAGCCTGGTCATCGGCGTCGATCTCGTGCCCGAGCGGCTGGCCCGGGCCGCCGCCCGCGGCGTGACCGTCCTCGACCTGCGCGCCCACACCGAGCCCGGCGACGACGTCGTCACCGCCATCCGGGACCTCACCCAGGGGCGCGGGACCGACGCCGTCATCGACGCCGTCGGCATGGAGGCGCACGGCGCGCCGGCGGGGAAGACGGCCCACCAGCTCGTCGGCATGCTGCCGGACACGTGGGCGCGGAAGCTGATGGAACGCGCGGGCGTGGACCGGCTGTCGGCGCTGCACACGGCGGTCGAGGCGGTGCGGCGCGGCGGAACCGTCTCCCTCTCCGGCGTCTACGGCGGGATGCTCGACCCGATGCCGATGATGACCATGTTCGACAAGCAGATCCAGCTGCGCATGGGGCAGGCCAACGTCCGCCGCTGGGTGGACGACATCCTGCCGCTGCTCGACGACGCCGACCCGCTGGGCGTCGAGGGGTTCGCCACCCACACGCTGCCGCTCGAGGAGGGCCCGAACGCCTACCGGATGTTCCAGGCCAAGGAGGACGGCATGGTCAAGACCCTGCTGAAGCCCGGGGCCGCCGCGTGA
- a CDS encoding HAD family hydrolase, with translation MTGRPLAALLDVDGTLVDTNYLHTVCWFEALRQAGHRVAMMDIHHTIGMGSGRLLDRLLGEDRDRDADEGVSAAHKTLYATWFERLPVVEGARELVRTLAGRGWRVVLATSAQGSELAALREAIGADDAILAATSADDVEASKPAPDPVRQALEQAGTEPGRALFLGDTVWDVHAARKAGVDCVALLSGGIARAELEEAGAVAVYRDPADLLAGLDGSPFARLEKA, from the coding sequence GTGACCGGCCGGCCGCTCGCGGCCCTCCTCGACGTCGACGGCACCCTCGTCGACACCAACTACCTGCACACCGTCTGCTGGTTCGAGGCGCTCCGCCAGGCCGGGCACCGGGTCGCGATGATGGACATCCACCACACCATCGGGATGGGCTCAGGCCGGCTCCTCGACCGGCTGCTGGGCGAGGACCGCGACCGCGACGCCGACGAAGGCGTCAGCGCCGCGCACAAGACCCTCTACGCCACCTGGTTCGAACGGCTGCCGGTCGTCGAGGGCGCCCGGGAGCTGGTGCGGACCCTCGCCGGGCGCGGCTGGCGCGTCGTCCTCGCCACCTCCGCCCAGGGCTCCGAACTGGCCGCGCTGCGGGAGGCGATCGGGGCGGACGACGCGATCCTGGCCGCGACCAGCGCCGACGACGTCGAGGCGAGCAAGCCCGCCCCCGACCCCGTACGGCAGGCCCTGGAACAGGCCGGGACGGAGCCCGGACGCGCGCTGTTCCTCGGCGACACCGTCTGGGACGTCCACGCGGCGCGCAAGGCCGGAGTGGACTGCGTCGCCCTGCTGTCCGGCGGCATCGCGCGCGCCGAACTGGAGGAGGCCGGTGCGGTCGCGGTCTACCGCGACCCCGCCGACCTGCTGGCGGGGCTGGACGGCAGCCCCTTCGCCCGTCTGGAGAAGGCCTGA
- a CDS encoding DUF6328 family protein, which yields MPTPGERDDRARKGADETARHQVKGRHETPEERADRRWTELLQEVRVAQTGVQILFGFLLTVAFTPRFTALAPTDRTIYVVTVVLGAATTGALVGPVSFHRIVTGRRLKPETVVWVSRLTVVGLVLLLATVASALLLILRVALRGPAVPWVVAGLVVWFVFCWFALPCWALFRYRARK from the coding sequence ATGCCCACGCCCGGAGAACGCGACGACCGCGCGCGGAAGGGGGCGGACGAGACCGCGCGGCACCAGGTCAAGGGGCGCCATGAGACGCCGGAGGAGCGCGCCGACCGGCGCTGGACCGAACTCCTCCAGGAGGTGCGCGTCGCCCAGACCGGTGTGCAGATCCTCTTCGGCTTCCTGCTGACCGTCGCCTTCACCCCGCGCTTCACCGCCCTCGCCCCGACCGACCGCACCATCTACGTCGTCACGGTGGTGCTCGGGGCCGCCACCACCGGCGCCCTGGTCGGGCCCGTCTCCTTCCACCGGATCGTCACCGGCCGGCGGCTGAAGCCCGAGACGGTGGTGTGGGTGTCCCGGCTCACCGTCGTCGGCCTGGTGCTCCTGCTCGCCACCGTGGCCTCGGCGCTGCTGCTCATCCTCCGGGTCGCCCTGCGCGGCCCGGCGGTGCCGTGGGTGGTCGCCGGGCTCGTCGTGTGGTTCGTCTTCTGCTGGTTCGCCCTGCCCTGCTGGGCGCTGTTCCGCTACCGCGCCCGCAAGTGA
- a CDS encoding plasmid stabilization protein has translation MPAGSSPKRERQYEHIKDSAESRGASEKRAKEIASRTVNKERARAGESKTASRTSLQDMSSSKRGGQRSHSGAKGPTRDQLYEEAKKKNVEGRSQMNKDELKRALGR, from the coding sequence ATGCCCGCAGGATCCAGCCCCAAGCGCGAGCGGCAGTACGAGCACATCAAGGACAGCGCGGAGTCGCGCGGCGCGAGCGAGAAGCGCGCCAAGGAGATCGCGAGCCGCACGGTCAACAAGGAGCGCGCCCGCGCCGGCGAGTCCAAGACGGCCAGCCGCACCTCCCTCCAGGACATGTCGTCCTCCAAGCGGGGCGGGCAGCGGTCGCACTCCGGGGCCAAGGGCCCCACCAGGGACCAGCTCTACGAAGAGGCCAAGAAGAAGAACGTCGAAGGACGGTCACAGATGAACAAGGACGAGCTGAAGCGCGCCCTCGGACGCTGA
- a CDS encoding SMP-30/gluconolactonase/LRE family protein, whose translation MSSRKPPLRPVVWHPPRRPRGPVPGAARAGLPSVRRLPLGAAGPEDVRWDAASGRLVTGVADGRILSVDPAGGPPRTLATTGGRPLGLWPLPDGRLLVCDAARGLLRLDPASGRTESLLGADGDPLWVCSNTVVAPDGAVYVSDASARFPLEHWMGDLLEHSGTGRLLRYEPGAARPEVVLDGLQFANGVAVTGDGSSVVVAESGAYRLTRLWLTGPRAGRHEVFADDLPGFPDNLSTGPDGLVWVALAGPREPVLDLLHRSPPVLRRAVWALPSALLPGPRPVARLLALDAAGRVVRDLRRPSPGFRMVTSVCAHAGRLYLGSLVESAVGVVELP comes from the coding sequence ATGTCCTCGCGCAAACCCCCTCTCCGTCCGGTCGTCTGGCACCCGCCGCGCCGCCCCCGGGGCCCGGTCCCCGGCGCGGCGCGGGCCGGACTGCCCTCGGTGCGGCGGCTGCCGCTGGGCGCCGCCGGCCCGGAGGACGTCCGGTGGGACGCCGCCTCGGGCCGGCTGGTGACGGGGGTGGCGGACGGGCGGATCCTGTCCGTCGACCCGGCGGGCGGCCCGCCCCGGACGCTCGCCACCACCGGCGGCCGTCCGCTGGGCCTGTGGCCGCTCCCCGACGGGCGGCTGCTGGTGTGCGACGCCGCACGCGGGCTGCTGCGCCTCGACCCGGCGTCCGGGCGCACCGAGTCGCTGCTGGGGGCGGACGGCGATCCGCTGTGGGTGTGCAGCAACACGGTCGTCGCGCCGGACGGTGCCGTGTACGTCAGCGACGCCTCCGCCCGCTTTCCGCTGGAGCACTGGATGGGCGACCTGCTGGAGCACTCCGGCACCGGCCGGCTGCTGCGGTACGAGCCCGGGGCCGCGCGGCCCGAAGTGGTGCTGGACGGGCTGCAGTTCGCCAACGGCGTGGCCGTGACCGGCGACGGCTCCTCCGTCGTGGTCGCCGAGTCGGGGGCGTACCGGCTGACGCGCCTGTGGCTGACGGGCCCGCGGGCGGGCCGCCACGAGGTGTTCGCCGACGACCTCCCCGGTTTCCCCGACAACCTCTCCACCGGTCCGGACGGCCTCGTCTGGGTGGCTCTTGCGGGTCCGCGCGAGCCCGTGCTCGACCTGCTGCACCGGTCGCCGCCGGTGCTCCGGCGGGCCGTCTGGGCGCTGCCGTCCGCGCTGCTGCCGGGCCCGCGGCCGGTCGCCCGGCTGCTGGCGCTGGACGCGGCGGGCCGGGTGGTGCGGGACCTGCGGCGGCCGTCGCCCGGCTTCCGCATGGTGACCAGCGTGTGCGCCCACGCCGGGCGGCTGTATCTGGGCAGCCTGGTGGAGTCGGCGGTGGGGGTCGTGGAACTGCCGTGA
- a CDS encoding DUF1360 domain-containing protein, with amino-acid sequence MPSPEDAENRLRRAADEERDAYGGEDHPVGAYAGAMGVYVAGIAALAGAARLAGRRVPEPGPWDVLLCAGATHRLSRLITKDSVTSPLRVPFARFRGAGGPGEVEEEVRGHGARKVVGELITCPFCTGMWIVSGLAAGLVFAPRPTRLAAAALTALTGSDLLQFARVRMQQAVGE; translated from the coding sequence ATGCCGAGCCCCGAGGACGCCGAGAACCGCCTGCGGCGGGCCGCCGACGAGGAACGCGACGCCTACGGAGGCGAGGACCACCCCGTCGGCGCGTACGCCGGAGCCATGGGCGTGTACGTCGCGGGCATCGCCGCCCTGGCCGGCGCCGCCCGGCTCGCCGGCCGCCGGGTGCCCGAGCCCGGACCGTGGGACGTCCTGCTGTGCGCGGGCGCCACCCACCGGCTGTCCCGGCTGATCACCAAGGACTCCGTGACCAGCCCGCTGCGGGTCCCGTTCGCCCGCTTCCGCGGCGCCGGAGGCCCCGGCGAAGTCGAGGAGGAGGTGCGCGGCCACGGCGCCCGCAAGGTCGTCGGCGAGCTGATCACCTGCCCGTTCTGCACCGGCATGTGGATCGTCAGCGGGCTCGCGGCCGGGCTGGTCTTCGCCCCCCGGCCCACCCGGCTGGCCGCCGCCGCCCTCACCGCGCTCACCGGCTCCGACCTGCTGCAGTTCGCGCGGGTCCGGATGCAGCAGGCCGTCGGCGAGTGA
- a CDS encoding SDR family NAD(P)-dependent oxidoreductase, with amino-acid sequence MTHPSHDRLEGRAALVTGASRGLGLLIARELGRRGCKVLICARDGEELCRAERMLRAEGAEVRALACDVTGPSAARRLVDATTAAFGGVDILVNNAGNIQVGPVSAMTETDFRDAMETMYFAPLRLVLTALPEMRERGGGRIVTIASLGGRVAAPHLLPYAGAKFALTGLSQGLRAELAADGISVTTVLPGLMRTGSHTAARFSGQPTREYAWFAVSSGLPLLSMDAERAARAIVRAAERRRPELVLTPIAKAAVRLHGMAPATTTRALTLGARLLPRGGPGPAHDVPGRQAARRLGSAAVARLTVLNDRAARRYNQRTGP; translated from the coding sequence ATGACGCATCCGTCCCACGACCGCCTGGAAGGCCGCGCCGCGCTGGTGACCGGCGCCTCCCGGGGGCTCGGCCTGCTCATCGCCCGCGAACTCGGCCGCCGCGGCTGCAAGGTGCTCATCTGCGCCCGCGACGGCGAGGAACTGTGCCGGGCCGAACGCATGCTGCGTGCCGAAGGCGCCGAAGTCCGCGCCCTCGCCTGCGACGTCACCGGCCCCTCGGCCGCCCGGCGGCTCGTCGACGCCACGACCGCCGCGTTCGGCGGCGTCGACATCCTCGTCAACAACGCCGGCAACATTCAGGTGGGGCCCGTCTCCGCGATGACGGAGACGGACTTCCGCGACGCCATGGAGACCATGTACTTCGCCCCGCTGCGGCTCGTCCTGACCGCCCTGCCGGAGATGCGCGAACGCGGCGGCGGGCGCATCGTCACCATCGCCTCCCTCGGCGGCCGGGTCGCCGCCCCGCACCTGCTGCCCTACGCCGGCGCCAAGTTCGCCCTCACCGGCCTCTCCCAGGGCCTGCGGGCCGAACTCGCCGCCGACGGCATCAGCGTCACCACCGTCCTGCCCGGCCTGATGCGCACCGGCTCGCACACGGCCGCCCGCTTCAGCGGCCAACCCACCCGCGAGTACGCCTGGTTCGCGGTCTCCTCCGGGCTGCCGCTGCTGTCCATGGACGCCGAGCGGGCCGCCCGCGCCATCGTCCGCGCCGCCGAGCGCCGCCGCCCCGAGCTGGTGCTCACCCCCATCGCCAAGGCCGCCGTCCGGCTGCACGGCATGGCCCCCGCCACCACCACCCGCGCCCTCACCCTCGGCGCCCGGCTGCTGCCGCGCGGCGGGCCCGGCCCCGCGCACGACGTCCCCGGCCGGCAGGCCGCCCGCCGGCTCGGCTCCGCCGCGGTCGCCCGCCTCACCGTCC